In Holophagales bacterium, one DNA window encodes the following:
- a CDS encoding ABC transporter permease, translating into MPRTLSPMLSAARTLFEHRALLLTLTAREIKARYRGSALGFLWSLVNPLLLLAVYSFVFSVVLQQRAAVEPYALFLLCGLFPWIWFATSLTEGTVSLLANAGLIRRAVFPIELLPAVAVAANFVHFLFALPVLVAGLAVGRVLGYPVGGWSSLALPAIALLQLVLTCGLALGLAALHVHFKDVKDILANLLTLFFFLTPVLYPMAAVAHPALRAIVRLSPMAPFVLAYQQSLFAGQVPSASLWLQMALVALCGWLVGAGLFARLRETLVEAA; encoded by the coding sequence ATGCCCCGGACTCTTTCGCCGATGCTGAGCGCCGCCCGCACGCTTTTCGAGCACCGCGCCCTTCTGCTGACGCTGACGGCGCGCGAGATCAAGGCGCGCTATCGCGGCTCGGCGCTCGGATTCCTCTGGTCACTCGTCAACCCGCTGCTGCTTCTGGCGGTCTACTCGTTCGTCTTCAGTGTCGTCCTGCAGCAGCGGGCGGCGGTCGAGCCGTATGCGCTCTTCCTGCTCTGCGGTCTCTTCCCCTGGATCTGGTTTGCCACCTCGCTGACCGAAGGGACGGTCTCGCTGCTCGCCAACGCCGGGCTCATCCGGCGAGCCGTCTTCCCCATCGAGCTTCTGCCGGCCGTCGCGGTGGCGGCGAATTTCGTCCACTTCCTCTTCGCGCTGCCGGTGTTGGTGGCCGGGCTCGCGGTCGGTCGGGTGCTCGGCTATCCGGTGGGGGGGTGGAGCTCCCTGGCGCTGCCGGCGATCGCCCTGCTGCAGCTCGTGCTGACCTGCGGGCTCGCGCTCGGCCTCGCGGCGCTGCACGTCCACTTCAAGGACGTCAAGGACATCCTGGCCAATCTGCTGACCCTGTTCTTCTTCCTCACGCCGGTGCTCTACCCGATGGCGGCGGTGGCGCATCCGGCGCTGCGCGCGATCGTGCGTCTCTCGCCGATGGCGCCCTTCGTCCTGGCGTACCAGCAGTCGCTTTTCGCGGGACAGGTCCCGTCCGCCTCGCTCTGGCTGCAGATGGCCCTCGTCGCGCTCTGCGGGTGGCTCGTCGGTGCCGGGCTGTTTGCGCGGCTGCGCGAGACGTTGGTGGAGGCCGCATGA
- a CDS encoding ABC transporter ATP-binding protein codes for MSTPAVVVEGMSKLYRRVGPGHRLRTLKSALLDRSLVGNLPPGEAIPALTDLNFTVEKGEAFGVVGSNGSGKSTLLKLLAGILRPTTGRLVVDGRVAALIELGAGFHPEISGRENVFINGAVLGLPKREIERRYESIVEFSGLADFMEEPVKNYSSGMYVRLGFAVAIHTDPDVLLVDEVLAVGDEAFAHRCLRRIDELLAEGRTVLFVSHSLGLVEDLCDRVLWIERGHQRALGPPRFVVDAYRQAVAEEESRGHREAKEKRESEERGETEPATAELAVEPAGEVLRWGSGAAQIESVRLLGGDGGERYHFATGEDLVVEISAVAREALDDFVFGVALSTPRGVECWGTNTDLEGFAAERFAGPATVRLVCPGLRLAPGEYLLDVAVHARNGAPYDYRRKLLSFSVTAPHGGIGVYFPEHAWEFAGGVAWQQRG; via the coding sequence ATGAGCACCCCGGCGGTCGTCGTCGAGGGGATGAGCAAGCTCTACCGGCGCGTCGGACCGGGGCATCGTCTGCGCACGCTCAAGAGCGCCCTGCTCGACCGCTCGCTGGTCGGCAACCTGCCGCCCGGCGAGGCGATTCCGGCGCTCACCGACCTGAACTTCACGGTCGAGAAGGGAGAGGCCTTCGGCGTCGTCGGCTCGAACGGCTCGGGCAAGTCGACGCTGCTCAAGCTCCTGGCCGGCATCCTCCGGCCGACGACCGGGCGGCTGGTCGTCGACGGCCGCGTCGCCGCGCTCATCGAGCTCGGCGCCGGGTTCCATCCGGAGATCTCCGGGCGCGAGAACGTCTTCATCAACGGCGCCGTGCTCGGGTTGCCGAAGCGCGAGATCGAGCGCCGCTACGAGAGCATCGTCGAGTTCTCGGGCCTCGCCGACTTCATGGAGGAGCCGGTCAAGAACTACTCCTCGGGGATGTACGTGCGGCTCGGTTTCGCCGTGGCGATTCACACCGACCCCGACGTGCTGCTGGTCGACGAGGTCCTGGCGGTCGGCGACGAGGCGTTCGCCCATCGCTGCCTGCGGCGCATCGACGAGCTGCTCGCCGAGGGGCGCACGGTGCTCTTCGTGAGCCATTCGCTCGGCCTGGTGGAAGACCTGTGCGACCGCGTGTTGTGGATCGAGCGCGGTCACCAGCGGGCGCTCGGCCCGCCGCGCTTCGTCGTCGACGCCTACCGTCAGGCGGTGGCCGAGGAGGAGAGCCGCGGGCATCGCGAAGCCAAGGAGAAGCGGGAGTCGGAAGAGCGCGGCGAGACAGAGCCGGCCACCGCGGAGCTCGCCGTCGAGCCGGCGGGCGAGGTTCTGCGCTGGGGATCGGGAGCGGCGCAGATCGAGTCGGTGCGCCTGCTCGGCGGCGACGGCGGCGAGCGCTACCACTTCGCCACCGGCGAGGACCTCGTCGTCGAGATCTCGGCGGTGGCGCGCGAGGCGCTCGACGACTTCGTCTTCGGCGTCGCCCTGTCCACGCCGCGCGGCGTCGAATGCTGGGGGACGAACACCGACCTCGAGGGGTTCGCCGCCGAGCGTTTTGCCGGCCCCGCCACGGTCCGCCTGGTTTGTCCGGGGTTGCGCCTCGCCCCCGGGGAGTACCTGCTCGACGTGGCGGTGCACGCGCGCAACGGAGCGCCGTACGACTATCGCCGCAAGCTCCTCTCCTTCTCCGTCACCGCCCCTCACGGCGGCATCGGGGTCTACTTTCCCGAGCACGCCTGGGAGTTCGCCGGCGGCGTCGCGTGGCAGCAGCGCGGCTGA
- a CDS encoding Rne/Rng family ribonuclease — translation MAHKMLVESDPYQTRIAVLEDDRLTEIFVERHLQRGVVGNVYKGRVSRVLPGMQAAFVDIGLERDAFLYVSDVIDHLEVFEELEDGASEDVQASAGNGAPHTIDELLKAGQEIIVQATKDPLPNKGARVSTQITLPGRYLVMLPTVRHLGVSRRIEEEAERTRLRELIDELAAKSGAGWIVRTAGEGKGSEEFEADRVYLSGLWKRIRERAERSGAPTLLHQDLDLALRVVRDLVSANYSVIWVDGEDTYERIVDFLDQVQPALVGRVKLDRQAVGLFERFGIESEIEAALKSKVWLKSGGYLVINPTEALVAIDVNTGRFVGRHNLEDTALRTNLEAVEEVVRQIRLRDLGGIIVLDLIDMTEKEHREQVFEALERELRKDRAKYKVLSISEFGLVEITRKRSRTNLERLLTQPCPYCGGGGRVKSVTTLCLALRREALKLRGTLTSRELLLRVHPEVARALQKEEHAVVEELERALAVAILLQGDPKLHHESFDILEV, via the coding sequence ATGGCCCACAAGATGCTCGTCGAGTCGGACCCGTACCAGACCCGCATCGCGGTGCTGGAGGACGACCGGCTGACCGAGATCTTCGTCGAGCGGCACCTGCAGCGCGGGGTCGTCGGCAACGTCTACAAGGGGCGAGTCTCGCGGGTCCTGCCGGGGATGCAGGCGGCGTTCGTCGACATCGGTCTCGAACGTGACGCCTTCCTCTACGTCTCCGACGTCATCGATCACCTCGAGGTGTTCGAGGAGCTCGAGGACGGGGCGAGCGAGGACGTCCAGGCCTCCGCCGGCAACGGGGCGCCGCACACCATCGACGAGCTGCTCAAGGCAGGCCAGGAGATCATCGTTCAGGCCACCAAGGATCCGCTGCCGAACAAGGGCGCGCGGGTCTCGACGCAGATCACCCTGCCGGGTCGCTACCTCGTGATGCTGCCCACCGTCCGCCACCTCGGCGTCTCGCGGCGCATCGAGGAAGAGGCCGAACGCACCCGCCTGCGCGAGCTGATCGACGAGCTCGCCGCCAAGAGCGGCGCCGGTTGGATCGTTCGCACCGCCGGGGAGGGGAAGGGGAGCGAGGAGTTCGAGGCCGACCGGGTCTACCTCTCCGGTCTGTGGAAGCGTATCCGCGAGCGGGCCGAACGCTCCGGCGCGCCGACGCTTCTGCACCAGGATCTCGACCTGGCGCTGCGGGTCGTCCGCGACCTGGTCTCCGCCAACTACTCGGTGATCTGGGTCGATGGCGAGGACACCTACGAGCGGATCGTCGACTTCCTCGACCAGGTCCAGCCGGCGCTCGTCGGGCGGGTCAAGCTCGACCGCCAGGCGGTCGGGCTCTTCGAGCGCTTCGGCATCGAGAGCGAGATCGAGGCGGCGCTCAAGAGCAAGGTCTGGCTGAAATCCGGCGGCTATCTGGTGATCAACCCGACCGAGGCGCTGGTGGCGATCGACGTCAACACCGGGCGGTTCGTCGGGCGCCACAACCTCGAGGACACGGCGTTGCGCACCAACCTCGAGGCGGTCGAAGAGGTGGTGCGGCAGATCCGCCTGCGCGACCTCGGCGGGATCATCGTCCTCGACCTGATCGACATGACCGAGAAGGAGCACCGCGAGCAGGTGTTCGAGGCGCTCGAGCGCGAGTTGCGCAAGGACCGCGCCAAGTACAAGGTGCTGTCGATTTCCGAGTTCGGACTGGTCGAGATCACCCGCAAGCGGAGTCGCACCAACCTCGAGAGGCTGCTCACCCAGCCCTGCCCGTATTGCGGCGGCGGCGGCCGGGTCAAGTCGGTGACCACGCTCTGTCTCGCGCTGCGGCGCGAGGCGCTGAAGCTGCGGGGAACGCTCACCTCGCGCGAGCTGCTGCTGCGCGTTCACCCCGAGGTGGCGCGGGCGCTGCAAAAGGAAGAGCACGCGGTGGTCGAAGAGCTCGAACGCGCCCTCGCCGTGGCGATCCTGCTCCAGGGCGACCCGAAGCTGCATCACGAGAGCTTCGACATCCTCGAGGTTTGA
- a CDS encoding trypsin-like peptidase domain-containing protein, with product MLRTPRSRSLLVLFLVSLPALAASAPPPPGDPRRTPVVEVVDRVSPAVVNIAAESIVREVDPFFGRFFGGTSRRAQSLGSGLIVDAKGLVVTNAHVIEGASRIVVTTLDGRELEADVLGSDRGADLALLKVPGNGLPATPLGRSGDLLIGETVVAIGNPFGLSHTVTTGVLSARGRSVPAESGELVYTDFLQTDASINPGNSGGPLVNLAGDVVGINTAIVQGANSIGFAIPADRARRVVEDLLRFGELQPLWTGMRLLTVDPELARREGFAATRGAYVDKVFAGSPALEAGLSEGDIVVAAAGKPVVLREDVATAFTTAGPDVPLDLEVRRGESTLHKRLAAARPARQLGRRLLVELVGLEVETRAKALVVSAVSPRSAAARRGLEVGDQILSANGQRLEDPESLDREVLRAIERGGLLLVVGRGRYAYNLSFPM from the coding sequence ATGCTCCGAACCCCCCGGTCGCGATCGCTACTCGTCCTCTTCCTCGTGTCGCTTCCCGCCCTTGCCGCTTCGGCGCCCCCGCCGCCCGGCGACCCGCGGCGCACGCCGGTGGTCGAAGTCGTCGATCGTGTCTCGCCGGCTGTGGTCAACATCGCCGCCGAGTCGATCGTCCGCGAGGTCGATCCGTTCTTCGGTCGCTTCTTCGGCGGCACCTCGCGCCGCGCCCAGTCGCTCGGCTCGGGTCTCATCGTCGACGCCAAAGGGCTCGTGGTCACCAATGCCCATGTCATCGAGGGGGCCTCGCGGATCGTCGTGACGACGCTCGACGGGCGCGAGCTCGAGGCCGATGTTCTCGGCTCGGACCGGGGTGCCGATCTGGCGCTGCTCAAGGTGCCAGGCAACGGGCTGCCGGCGACGCCGCTCGGTCGCAGCGGCGACCTGTTGATCGGCGAGACGGTGGTGGCGATCGGCAACCCGTTCGGTCTCTCGCACACCGTGACCACCGGCGTGCTCTCGGCACGGGGGCGTTCGGTGCCCGCCGAGAGCGGCGAGCTCGTCTACACCGACTTCCTGCAGACCGATGCCTCGATCAACCCCGGCAACTCCGGCGGGCCCCTGGTCAATCTGGCGGGCGACGTCGTCGGGATCAACACGGCGATCGTCCAGGGGGCCAACAGCATCGGGTTCGCGATTCCGGCCGATCGAGCGCGCCGCGTGGTCGAGGACCTGCTGCGCTTCGGCGAGCTGCAGCCGCTCTGGACCGGAATGCGGCTGCTGACGGTCGATCCGGAGCTGGCGCGTCGCGAGGGCTTCGCCGCCACCCGCGGCGCCTACGTCGACAAGGTCTTCGCCGGCTCGCCGGCGCTCGAGGCGGGGCTCTCCGAAGGCGACATCGTCGTCGCGGCGGCAGGCAAGCCGGTCGTCCTGCGCGAGGACGTCGCCACCGCCTTCACCACGGCCGGGCCGGATGTGCCGCTCGATCTCGAAGTGCGACGGGGCGAAAGCACCTTGCACAAGCGGCTCGCCGCCGCCCGTCCGGCGAGGCAGCTCGGACGGAGACTGCTCGTCGAGCTCGTGGGGCTCGAGGTCGAGACGCGGGCGAAGGCCCTCGTCGTCTCCGCCGTCTCGCCGCGCTCCGCCGCGGCGCGCCGCGGGCTCGAGGTCGGCGACCAGATCCTCTCGGCCAACGGGCAGCGGCTCGAGGACCCCGAGTCGCTCGACCGCGAGGTCCTCCGCGCCATCGAGCGCGGTGGCCTGCTGCTGGTCGTCGGCCGCGGCCGCTACGCCTACAACCTGTCGTTCCCGATGTGA
- a CDS encoding DUF3467 domain-containing protein: MSEAGSAELPIKIGDEELKGRYANLLRIAHTREEFVLDFIHLVPPQGVVTARVVTSPPHLKRIVRALAANLARYEEAFGVIPEAPGPELPPDAN; encoded by the coding sequence ATGAGTGAGGCCGGGTCCGCCGAACTGCCGATCAAGATCGGCGACGAAGAGCTCAAGGGGCGCTACGCGAATCTGCTCCGCATCGCTCACACGCGGGAGGAGTTCGTTCTCGACTTCATCCACCTCGTGCCGCCGCAGGGCGTGGTAACCGCGCGGGTGGTCACCAGTCCGCCGCATCTGAAGCGAATCGTCCGGGCGCTTGCCGCGAACCTGGCACGCTACGAGGAGGCGTTCGGCGTGATCCCCGAGGCTCCGGGTCCCGAGCTGCCCCCCGACGCCAACTGA
- a CDS encoding DUF4147 domain-containing protein yields MAAARLTATVAHPLAGLALELARAGLAAVDPQRLVRAELEQRPVDATALLALGKAAAAMAAGVEPRGRPALLVRPRSSPALGGAGWEEIEGGHPVPDATSLVAGRRVHAFASALGPGERLLVLLSGGASACLERPAAGLSLADLAATNRALLASGRAIDEVNAVRKHLSTIKGGGLLRATSARVVVLLLSDVPGDDPATVASGPFAADPTTFADALAAVDGLEIPLAVRRHLEAGARGERRETLGAHAPELVRVEHRLLAGRAAAADAAAAAAAAQGIAVTRVLLTGDAETAAVHLVEAGRRLAGERVALVASGETTVELGESPGIGGRNQQLALAAAQELAGASGELLLALATDGVDGASPAAGAIVDGTTWARIVAAGIDPRVALAGRNATPALSAADALLAGGASGTNVADLVVYLRDRRQATGGLR; encoded by the coding sequence GTGGCAGCAGCGCGGCTGACCGCGACCGTTGCTCACCCGCTGGCGGGCCTGGCGCTGGAGCTGGCGCGCGCGGGCCTCGCGGCGGTCGACCCGCAGCGACTCGTCCGCGCCGAGCTCGAGCAGCGTCCCGTCGACGCGACGGCGTTGCTGGCGCTCGGCAAGGCGGCCGCGGCGATGGCCGCCGGCGTCGAGCCGCGCGGCCGGCCGGCCCTCCTCGTGCGACCGCGCTCGTCGCCCGCTCTCGGGGGAGCGGGATGGGAGGAGATCGAAGGCGGGCACCCCGTGCCGGACGCGACGAGTCTCGTCGCGGGACGGCGGGTGCATGCGTTCGCTTCGGCTCTCGGGCCGGGCGAGCGTCTGCTCGTGCTGCTTTCGGGGGGGGCTTCGGCCTGCCTCGAGCGTCCGGCCGCCGGCTTGTCGCTCGCCGATCTCGCGGCGACGAATCGAGCGCTCCTCGCCTCGGGGCGGGCGATCGACGAGGTCAACGCCGTCCGCAAGCACCTCTCGACGATCAAGGGGGGTGGCCTGCTGCGTGCCACCTCGGCCCGTGTCGTCGTTCTGCTGCTCTCCGATGTGCCCGGTGACGATCCGGCGACGGTGGCTTCGGGTCCGTTCGCGGCCGATCCGACGACCTTCGCCGACGCGCTCGCCGCGGTCGACGGACTGGAGATCCCACTCGCGGTGCGACGCCACCTCGAGGCGGGGGCGCGCGGCGAGCGACGCGAGACGCTCGGGGCGCATGCCCCGGAGCTGGTGCGCGTCGAGCACCGACTCCTCGCGGGCCGGGCGGCGGCCGCAGACGCCGCGGCGGCGGCGGCGGCAGCACAGGGCATCGCCGTCACGCGTGTGCTGCTGACCGGCGACGCCGAGACCGCGGCGGTCCATCTGGTCGAAGCCGGGCGACGACTCGCCGGCGAGCGGGTCGCTCTGGTGGCGAGCGGCGAGACGACGGTCGAGCTGGGGGAGAGCCCGGGCATCGGCGGGCGCAACCAGCAGCTTGCGTTGGCCGCCGCGCAGGAGCTCGCCGGCGCGAGCGGCGAGCTCCTGCTCGCTCTCGCCACCGACGGCGTCGACGGAGCCAGCCCGGCGGCGGGCGCGATCGTCGACGGCACGACCTGGGCCAGGATCGTCGCCGCGGGAATCGACCCGCGAGTCGCACTGGCCGGGCGCAACGCGACGCCGGCGCTCTCCGCGGCCGACGCGCTGCTCGCCGGCGGGGCGAGCGGAACGAACGTCGCCGATCTCGTCGTCTATCTCCGCGACCGCAGGCAGGCGACCGGTGGGTTACGATGA